In one Corythoichthys intestinalis isolate RoL2023-P3 chromosome 16, ASM3026506v1, whole genome shotgun sequence genomic region, the following are encoded:
- the LOC130904716 gene encoding homeobox protein Dlx4a-like, with protein sequence MTMSSMAETLVAPEPSKSAFLEFSGHSYPGHQQPSPGLAHNHYQFHGLHAATQHDSPFQSSAPSYGRPLGYPSYHSPVSAHQPGSFLAYGGHSRLEEKEHEKPTTILENGELRLNGNGKKIRKPRTIYSSLQLQALNQRFQQTQYLALPERADLASKLGLTQTQVKIWFQNKRSKYKKIMKTGPCGSDGEQRSTPLQSSTSPCSVWDMSLPPKGTPVHSGGYMNNFGHWYSGHPQEAMPRTQLM encoded by the exons ATGACAATGAGCTCCATGGCCGAAACTTTGGTCGCCCCCGAGCCCTCCAAGTCGGCCTTTTTGGAATTCAGCGGCCACAGCTACCCCGGAcaccagcagccctccccgggATTAGCGCATAATCATTACCAATTTCACGGTCTGCACGCAGCCACGCAGCACGACAGTCCGTTCCAATCCTCGGCTCCCTCCTACGGCCGTCCACTCGGGTACCCGTCCTATCACAGCCCGGTGAGCGCGCACCAACCCGGGTCATTTTTGGCCTATGGGGGCCACAGCAGACTGGAAGAGAAAG AACACGAGAAGCCCACCACCATATTAGAAAATGGAGAGCTGCGTCTCAATGGGAATGGGAAGAAGATCCGAAAACCTCGCACCATTTACTCGAGTCTACAGCTGCAGGCCCTTAACCAGCGCTTCCAGCAAACCCAGTACTTGGCTCTGCCCGAGAGGGCGGATCTGGCTTCTAAACTGGGCCTGACACAGACACAG gttaaaatatGGTTCCAAAACAAACGCTCAAAGTACAAAAAGATCATGAAGACCGGGCCTTGTGGATCAGATGGAGAGCAGAGGTCTACCCCACTCCAGTCTTCCACCTCTCCCTGCTCAGTGTGGGACATGAGCCTGCCACCTAAAGGGACACCAGTGCATTCTGGTGGATACATGAACAATTTTGGCCACTGGTACTCAGGACACCCGCAGGAAGCCATGCCCAGGACTCAACTGATGTGA